From Aspergillus fumigatus Af293 chromosome 3, whole genome shotgun sequence, a single genomic window includes:
- a CDS encoding kinetochore-associated Ndc80 complex subunit NDC80 encodes MSQDTGLFSIRRPRETLGSVQNYSALPQPSSALKRTSSIGYQNPPFTSQHTRSMSLLNSASRPQQPNFQRSSSGGAFGADAGLSSVRRSVSSNIFHGASVGRPSYAPGSLSASSASQSLQRRSSVFSRPSVGGPMGHQSFFTQVPNAAGVPRDPRPLRDRSFQARIGQELLEYLTHNNFELEMKHSLGQNTLRSPTQKDFNYIFQFLYHRIDPGYRFQKSMDAEVPPILKQLRYPFEKGITKSQIAAVGGQNWPTFLGMLHWLMQLAQMMDRFVLGEYDEACAEMGVDVSGDRIIFRFLTGAYHDWLQGGEDEDDETAEKRLVPHIESMAQEFERGNEKYMQEMQVLEAENRALRDQIEELEKNAPDMAKLDKHFRILEDDKRKFEDYNQNVQGKIEKYENRIKFLEEEIQKVEAELQAAEEERSSLQSSVDQQGITIQDIDRMNTERDRLQKSLEDTTARLEETHARVMEKEAEASRKLEDLEEIVKVYNTLGYQTSLIPSTAVNAKGQDYELSLNINDNSFSASQIGGLPNRISSEADRLLAEPFTGYHPAHLLNLDLRGMVRSSLQALRKEINERRKRAIDDDLERRNLLDNIKEAMDEKRSEVEALEHKRRAAEEEFERLKEITTTQKLASDAQIEKMEKELAKMRATLSESVQLMEQREMNTNIEYEQLTLRANALREELHTNVESMLNDVIRFKVHIQKGLEDYESFVVDEVEQELGGDLPATKDVTSQT; translated from the exons ATGTCGCAGGATACGGGATTGTTCAGTATCAGGCGCCCCCGAGAA ACTTTGGGGAGCGTACAAAACTATTCGGCCCTACCGCAACCCTCATCGGCCCTAAAGCGCACCAGCTCCATTGGGTATCAGAATCCTCCCTTTACCTCACAACACACACGCTCGATGTCACTACTAAACTCTGCAAGTCGCCCTCAACAACCGAATTTCCAGCGCTCTTCATCTGGCGGGGCGTTTGGTGCCGATGCTGGACTTTCGTCGGTCAGGCGATCCGTATCCAGCAACATCTTTCACGGTGCCAGTGTTGGTCGCCCAAGCTATGCGCCGGGCTCATTATCCGCCAGCTCTGCATCGCAGAGTCTACAAAGGAGAAGCAGCGTATTTTCGCGACCATCCGTGGGAGGGCCAATGGGACACCAGTCCTTCTTCACCCAAGTACCCAATGCCGCCGGTGTTCCTCGGGATCCACGACCTCTCAGGGATAGATCATTCCAGGCTAGAATTGGACAGGAGCTCCTCGAATACCTGACGCACAATAACTTTGAGCTGGAGATGAAACATTCGCTGGGTCAGAACACGCTTCGATCCCCCACCCAGAAGGACTTCAACTACATCTTCCAGTTTCTGTATCATCGAATTGACCCAGGGTACCGGTTTCAGAAGAGCATGGATGCCGAAGTTCCGCCGATCTTGAAGCAGCTGCGCTACCCATTCGAGAAGGGTATCACCAAATCGCAAATCGCTGCAGTAGGAGGCCAGAATTGGCCTACTTTCCTGGGTATGCTGCATTGGTTGATGCAATTAGCGCAAATGATGGATCGATTTGTGCTTGGGGAGTACGACGAGGCCTGTGCGGAGATGGGTGTGGACGTGTCCGGGGACCGCATCATTTTCCGCTTTTTAACCGGGGCGTACCACGACTGGTTGCAGggtggtgaagatgaggatgatgagaccGCTGAGAAACGCCTTGTGCCCCATATTGAGTCAATGGCTCAAGAGTTTGAGAGGGGTAATGAGAAGTACATGCAGGAAATGCAAGTTTTGGAAGCGGAGAACCGGGCACTACGCGATCAGATTGAAGAGTTGGAGAAGAATGCGCCCGACATGGCCAAATTGGATAAGCATTTCAGGATTCTGGAGGACGATAAGCGGAAGTTTGAGGACTACAACCAAAATGTTCAGGGCAAGATCGAGAAGTACGAGAATCGCATCAAGttcttggaggaggagatccagaaGGTTGAGGCGGAGCTTCAGGCAGCCGAAGAGGAGCGATCCAGCCTCCAGTCCAGCGTCGACCAACAAGGGATTACTATTCAGGATATCGATCGCATGAATACCGAGCGGGATCGATTGCAGAAAAGTCTCGAAGATACTACTGCCCGGCTAGAAGAGACGCATGCAAGGGTCATGGAAAAGGAAGCGGAGGCTAGTAGGAAACTcgaggatctggaggaaaTCGTTAAAGTCTACAACACACTCGGCTATCAGACTAGCCTGATTCCTTCCACTGCCGTCAATGCGAAGGGTCAGGATTACGAACTGAGCCTGAATATCAACGACAATAGCTTCTCCGCGTCGCAGATTGGCGGTCTACCGAACAGGATTTCTTCCGAGGCAGATCGACTGCTAGCTGAGCCTTTTACCGGCTATCATCCAGCGCATCTACTCAACTTGGATCTTCGGGGTATGGTGCGCAGTAGCTTGCAGGCTCTTCGGAAGGAGATCAATGAGCGCCGGAAACGGgcgattgatgatgacttggaACGTCGCAATTTGCTAGACAACATCAAGGAAGCCATGGATGAGAAGCGGAGCGAGGTCGAAGCTCTGGAGCATAAGCGGCGggctgcggaggaggagTTTGAGCGATTGAAGGAGATCACTACCACTCAGAAGCTTGCATCAGACGCCCAAATtgagaaaatggaaaaggAATTGGCCAAGATGCGAGCAACTTTGAGCGAAAGTGTGCAGTTGATGGAACAGCGGGAAATGAACACCAACATCGAGTACGAACAGCTCACACTTCGGGCTAATGCGTTACGAGAGGAACTTCATACCAATGTGGAAAGCATGCTGAACGACGTGATTCGATTCAAGGTGCATATTCAGAAAGGTCTAGAAGACTACGAAAGCTTCGTCGTCGATGAGGTGGAGCAGGAGCTTGGAGGCGACTTGCCTGCGACAAAGGATGTCACCAGTCAGACTTGA
- the pex14 gene encoding putative peroxisomal membrane anchor protein (Pex14) produces the protein MQQAVSLSGTTVLPALAITRSGEPSAGGCIIGGNYRKQGKFRGPAEQWRSRPVPMSICHFLQDPSVASSPIEKRVAFLQSKNLTQEEIDLALSRAGEDTSAAASAVASTQGYQRPTQNSVYRPPPPPPGYGYPPYGQWQAPPEPPKRDWRDWFIMATVVGGVGYGLYTVTKRYIAPLIAPPTPPQLEQDKQSIDEQFSRAFALIEQLSTDTAALKSAEEARTERLDTALREVETLVADLKTASRRRDDETRRISDEVKSLKDAIPKALEGAREGNETRLKELGTELKSLKTLLGNRLSGSGASSTPVAGRTMSASTLPSVARSAEEASPAATSATTNGVTATPTTQESQLSPAQPGAGSTTGAAASSPLAQFGRGASIPAWQMAATNRSKTANQSTTAPAAESSSDDKEQQSATAS, from the exons ATGCAGCAGGCGGTGAGCTTGTCCGGAACAACAGTTCTTCCAGCATTGGCAATCACGAGATCTGGGGAGCCTTCCGCTGGTGGTTGTATCATTGGCGGTAATTACCGTAAGCAGGGCAAGTTCCGAGGTCCAGCTGAACAGTGGAGGTCTCGTCCTGTGCCGATGAGCATCTGTCACT TTCTACAGGATCCTTCTGTGGCTTCGTCGCCCATTGAGAAGAGAGTCGCATTCCTCCAATCAAAAAACCTTACACAGGAGGAGATTGATCTCGCTTTATCCCGCGCCGGTGAAGATAcgtctgctgctgcttctgctgtCGCCTCAACGCAAGGCTATCAACGTCCTACTCAAAACTCTGTCTACCgtcctccccctccaccaccggGGTATGGCTACCCGCCTTATGGCCAATGGCAGGCCCCTCCAGA ACCTCCGAAGAGGGACTGGCGGGATTGGTTTATCATGGCTACAGTAGTCGGAGGTGTGGGATATGGGTTATACACCGTCACAAAG CGGTACATTGCGCCGTTAATCGCCCCTCCTACACCACCCCAATTGGAACAAGACAAGCAGAGCATTGATGAGCAGTTCTCTCGCGCTTTTGCTTTAATTGAGCAACTATCCACAGATACTGCGGCATTGAAgtcagctgaagaagcgcgCACAGAGCGATTGGACACAGCTCTTCGGGAAGTTGAAACCCTGGTGGCCGATCTGAAGACCGCTTCTCGCCGTCGGGATGATGAGACACGCCGCATTAGCGACGAGGTGAAATCATTGAAGGATGCCATCCCCAAGGCTCTTGAAGGTGCTCGGGAAGGCAACGAAACCCGCTTGAAGGAACTCGGCACTGAAttgaagagcttgaagaCTTTGCTTGGCAACAGACTCAGTGGCAGCGGCGCGTCCAGCACTCCTGTTGCCGGTAGAACTATGAGCGCATCAACTCTGCCTAGCGTCGCTCGGTCCGCGGAGGAGGCGTCACCGGCTGCCACATCCGCTACTACCAACGGCGTTACAGCGACTCCTACTACACAAGAATCGCAGCTCTCCCCGGCACAGCCAGGCGCCGGCTCGACCACCGGTGCCGCCGCTAGTAGCCCTCTTGCGCAATTTGGCCGAGGCGCGTCCATTCCTGCCTGGCAGATGGCCGCTACTAACCGGTCGAAGACCGCTAATCAGTCGACGACGGCGCCTGCCGCGGAAAGCTCTTCTGACGACAAGGAACAACAGAGTGCTACGGCCAGTTGA
- a CDS encoding seipin — MSELDYATDEDVEDGNAFSFRPPDALVAPFRALVSKQAQKAYLGTLLFTITAVCMFFVSSFAYGIFYYWFIPQIGLVRQVHLQFGDDQPWGTASLGSELVSQQAYDVAVKLEMPRTPSNLAAGNFMIDLSLFSRPSTSATTGQNTSSNRIVHSRRPAILTYTSPMVDTASKISFMPLYVLGWQREAETLRVPMLEKIEFSRGWRNLPASLRLEVHSKEPLQVYSAQVEFHARFTGLRWVMYNWRILSFLVFSFGFWSVSMVSSGIAWIALASLWGTKPTNQISIKQEARGKTPIKEEYDDEAADISALDSHSDSHCPKHQSTSRIKKEADFEEGTQPSYTSDTDDESHDTGGRRDAWPSDSGAGTGLENAEARGVQRRRSRLFSEGHS, encoded by the exons ATGTCGGAGCTTGATTATGCGACAGAtgaggatgtggaggatggCAATGCCTTTTCTTTTCGGCCTCCG GACGCGCTGGTAGCGCCCTTTCGCGCCCTTGTTTCGAAACAAGCACAGAAAGCCTATCTGGGGACTCTCTTGTTCACGATAACTGCTGTATGCATGTTCTTTGTTTCATCGTTTGCATATGGGATATTTTACTATTGGTTTATCCCGCAAATTGGGCTTGTGCGACAAGTGCATCTACAGTTTGG TGATGACCAGCCTTGGGGTACCGCCTCCCTTGGGTCGGAATTGGTCTCTCAGCAAGCATACGATGTCGCCGTGAAACTCGAAATGCCACGAACGCCCTCCAACCTCGCTGCCGGAAACTTTATGATAGACCTGTCTCTCTTTTCCCGCCCCTCAACGTCCGCCACCACTGGCCAGAACACATCCTCGAATCGGATTGTGCACTCGCGACGCCCAGCTATACTGACTTATACGTCGCCTATGGTGGATACCGCCAGCAAGATCTCTTTTATGCCACTGTATGTATTGGGGTGGCAGCGTGAAGCGGAAACTCTGCGGGTGCCGATGCTTGAGAAGATTGAATTCTCGCGCGGCTGGCGCAACCTTCCGGCGAGTTTACGCCTTGAGGTCCATAGTAAGGAGCCGTTGCAGGTTTACTCAGCTCAGGTAGAATTTCATGCTAGGTTTACGGGGTTAAG ATGGGTCATGTACAACTGGAGGATCTTATCGTTCTTGGTTTTCAGTTTCGGTTTCTGGAGCGTCTCCATGGTCTCTTCAGGCATTGCGTGGATTGCCTTGGCTTCTTTATGGGGCACGAAGCCAACGAATCAGATAAGTATCAAGCAAGAGGCTCGCGGGAAGACTCCGATTAAGGAGGAGtatgatgacgaggcagcgGACATTTCTGCTCTGGACTCGCATTCTGACTCACACTGTCCGAAGCACCAGTCGACGAGTAGGATTAAAAAGGAAGCAGACTTTGAAGAGGGGACACAGCCCTCTTATACCAGCGACACAGACGATGAAAGCCATGATACTGGTGGTAGAAGAGACGCTTGGCCTTCTGATAGTGGCGCAGGGACTGGCTTAGAGAACGCAGAGGCGAGGGGCGTCCAGCGGCGCCGTAGCCGGTTATTTAGCGAAGGCCACTCGTAG